One window of Paenibacillus albicereus genomic DNA carries:
- a CDS encoding HAD family hydrolase, giving the protein MAKQAVLFDLDDTLLWDDRSVKEAFRATCELAEARRGTDPDRLEHEVREAARELYSSFETFEFTKSIGINPFEGLWARFSGGEHESFRKLEQLAPGYRKEAWTRGLAALGVDDPELGAELAETFPEERRKRPIVYEETFEVLDALKGKYKLLLLTNGTPDLQEEKLLGVPELSPYFDEIVISGSFGIGKPDASLFRHALELIGVQPENAVMVGDKLTTDILGANTIGMTSIWVNRDGKSRTDEIVPDHEITRLDQLLQLLG; this is encoded by the coding sequence ATGGCGAAACAAGCGGTTCTATTCGATTTGGACGATACGCTGCTTTGGGACGACCGCAGCGTGAAAGAGGCTTTCCGCGCGACATGCGAGCTTGCCGAGGCGAGACGGGGCACGGACCCGGACCGCCTCGAGCATGAGGTGAGGGAAGCGGCACGGGAGCTGTACAGCTCCTTCGAGACGTTCGAGTTCACCAAAAGCATCGGAATCAACCCGTTCGAAGGGCTGTGGGCCCGTTTCAGCGGCGGCGAGCACGAGTCGTTCCGCAAGCTGGAGCAGCTCGCGCCGGGATACCGCAAGGAAGCGTGGACGCGCGGCCTGGCTGCGCTCGGCGTCGACGATCCGGAGCTCGGAGCCGAGCTGGCGGAGACGTTTCCCGAGGAGCGGCGCAAGCGCCCGATCGTGTACGAAGAGACGTTCGAGGTGCTGGACGCGCTCAAGGGCAAGTACAAACTGCTGCTGCTGACGAACGGGACGCCGGACTTGCAAGAGGAGAAGCTGCTCGGCGTGCCGGAGCTTTCGCCCTATTTCGACGAGATCGTCATCAGCGGGAGCTTCGGCATCGGCAAGCCGGACGCCAGCCTGTTCCGCCATGCGCTCGAGCTCATCGGCGTGCAGCCGGAGAATGCGGTCATGGTCGGCGACAAGCTGACGACGGACATTCTCGGCGCGAATACGATCGGCATGACGAGCATCTGGGTCAACCGCGACGGCAAGTCGCGCACGGACGAGATCGTGCCCGATCATGAGATTACCCGGCTCGACCAGCTGCTGCAGCTGCTCGGCTGA
- a CDS encoding aldo/keto reductase, producing MEYRLLGRSGLAVSELCLGTMTFGHTATDADSERMIEEFRERGGNFIDTANVYVQGRSEEIVGRTIKPYRDEIVLATKVRMRTETHVNGVGLSRKHIVQNVEASLKRLGTDYIDLYQVHVWDRLTPLEETLRALDDLVASGKVRYIGCSNYLAWQMMKALSISDARGWSRFVSVQPQYSLACRDIERELLSLCLEENVGIIPWAPLGGGFLTGRYGQDKPSEGRLSRPSGESAWELRATERNFAILDKLRHIAEAAGRTPAQTALRWLAQAPGVVSPIFGASTLEQFRDNMGAAGWSLPADAWAELDEASRLPDDYPTRFIRKFDRDLAAAE from the coding sequence ATGGAATACCGTCTGCTCGGCCGGAGCGGGCTGGCTGTCTCCGAGCTGTGCCTCGGCACAATGACGTTCGGCCATACGGCGACGGATGCCGACAGCGAGCGCATGATCGAGGAGTTCCGGGAACGGGGAGGGAACTTCATCGATACCGCCAACGTATACGTCCAGGGCCGCTCGGAAGAAATCGTAGGCAGGACGATCAAGCCGTATCGCGACGAGATCGTGCTCGCGACCAAGGTGAGGATGCGGACCGAGACCCATGTCAACGGCGTCGGCCTGTCCCGCAAGCATATCGTGCAGAACGTGGAGGCGAGCCTGAAGCGGCTCGGCACGGACTATATCGATCTCTACCAAGTGCATGTCTGGGACCGCCTTACTCCGCTCGAGGAGACGCTGCGGGCGCTCGACGATCTGGTCGCCTCGGGCAAGGTGCGCTACATCGGCTGCTCCAACTACCTCGCTTGGCAGATGATGAAGGCGCTGTCCATCAGCGATGCGAGAGGCTGGTCGCGGTTCGTCAGCGTGCAGCCTCAATACAGCCTCGCCTGCCGCGACATCGAGCGCGAGCTGCTGTCGCTGTGCCTGGAGGAGAACGTCGGCATCATTCCTTGGGCGCCGCTTGGGGGAGGCTTTCTGACCGGCCGGTACGGCCAGGACAAGCCCTCCGAAGGCCGGCTGTCCCGTCCATCGGGAGAAAGCGCCTGGGAGCTGCGGGCGACCGAACGCAACTTCGCGATCCTGGACAAGCTCCGGCACATCGCCGAGGCGGCGGGACGGACTCCGGCCCAGACGGCGCTGCGCTGGCTCGCGCAGGCGCCAGGAGTCGTCTCGCCGATCTTCGGCGCCAGCACGCTGGAGCAGTTCCGCGACAACATGGGAGCCGCAGGCTGGTCGCTTCCGGCCGACGCCTGGGCGGAGCTGGACGAGGCGAGCCGCCTGCCGGACGATTACCCGACCCGCTTCATCCGCAAGTTCGACCGCGACCTCGCCGCGGCCGAATGA
- a CDS encoding GNAT family N-acetyltransferase, with protein MNIKIDDLNGPEIQALIAEHLRGMSESSPPESIHALDLSGLKKPEITFWSAWEDGELLGCGAVKELDAAHGELKSMRTASRHLRKGVARAILEHIIGEASRRGYSRLSLETGSMEAFFPAQKLYASFGFTECGPFGSYAEDPNSMFMTKELR; from the coding sequence ATGAACATTAAAATCGACGATTTGAATGGACCGGAGATCCAGGCGCTGATCGCAGAGCATCTGCGCGGCATGTCGGAGAGCTCTCCGCCGGAGAGCATCCATGCGCTGGATTTAAGCGGATTGAAAAAGCCGGAAATCACCTTTTGGAGCGCATGGGAGGACGGCGAGCTGCTCGGCTGCGGAGCGGTCAAGGAGCTCGATGCCGCTCATGGAGAGCTGAAGTCGATGCGCACCGCATCCCGCCATTTGCGCAAAGGCGTCGCGCGGGCGATCTTGGAGCATATCATCGGCGAGGCTAGCCGCAGAGGATACAGCAGGCTCAGCCTGGAGACAGGCTCGATGGAAGCTTTCTTCCCCGCCCAAAAGCTTTATGCGTCCTTCGGCTTCACCGAATGCGGTCCTTTCGGAAGCTATGCCGAAGACCCGAACAGCATGTTCATGACCAAAGAGCTGCGCTAG
- a CDS encoding alpha-N-arabinofuranosidase: MTAKGILNLDISRGKIDRNVYGHFSEHLGRCIYEGFWVGEDSAIPNVNGIRSDVVEALKRIRIPVLRWPGGCFADEYHWKDGIGLPEKRKRMINTHWGGVVENNHFGTHEFMELCRQLGCEPYINGNVGSGTVQEMAEWVEYLTFEGVSPMAELRAANGREEPWKVKYFGVGNENWGCGGNMRPEYYADLYRRYQTYVRNYGGNRIERIACGANSDDYRWTEVLMREAGRYMDALTLHYYTLPRDSWQDKGDATGFDEAEWFSTLQKSLRMEELISRHSTIMDQYDPEARVALIVDEWGTWYNVEPGSNPGFLYQQNTIRDALVASLTFHIFHEHNRRVRMANIAQTVNVLQAVVLTEGEKVVLTPTYHVFDLYKVHQDAERLDLRLDSGSYRFGEEEIPAVSGTATRDKDGHVHLSLCHVDPHASAETRLTLRGLQGDGSWSGLVLAGDSIDAHNTFEQPERLRPEAFEDFREEGEELIVTLPPMSIVTLKRSAPAQA; encoded by the coding sequence ATGACCGCCAAAGGCATTTTGAATCTCGACATTTCAAGAGGAAAGATCGATCGCAACGTGTACGGTCATTTTTCAGAGCATCTGGGACGCTGCATTTATGAAGGCTTCTGGGTCGGTGAAGATTCCGCTATCCCTAATGTGAACGGCATTCGCAGCGATGTCGTGGAAGCGCTTAAGCGAATCCGAATTCCCGTGCTGCGCTGGCCGGGGGGCTGCTTTGCCGACGAGTACCATTGGAAGGACGGCATCGGCTTGCCGGAGAAGCGCAAGCGCATGATCAATACGCATTGGGGCGGCGTCGTCGAGAATAACCATTTCGGCACGCATGAGTTCATGGAGCTGTGCCGACAGCTAGGTTGCGAGCCGTACATCAACGGCAATGTCGGGAGCGGCACGGTGCAGGAAATGGCCGAATGGGTCGAGTACCTCACGTTCGAGGGGGTGTCCCCGATGGCGGAGCTGCGGGCTGCGAATGGCCGCGAGGAGCCTTGGAAGGTGAAGTATTTCGGCGTCGGCAACGAGAACTGGGGCTGCGGGGGCAACATGCGGCCGGAGTATTACGCCGATCTTTATCGCCGCTACCAGACGTACGTCCGGAACTATGGCGGCAACCGGATAGAGCGCATCGCCTGCGGCGCGAATTCCGACGACTATCGCTGGACCGAGGTTCTCATGCGCGAGGCGGGGCGCTACATGGATGCGCTCACGCTCCATTACTATACGCTGCCCCGCGACAGCTGGCAGGACAAGGGCGACGCGACCGGCTTCGACGAGGCGGAATGGTTCTCGACGCTCCAAAAGTCGCTCCGCATGGAGGAGCTGATCTCGCGCCACAGCACGATCATGGACCAGTACGATCCCGAGGCTAGGGTCGCGCTTATCGTCGATGAATGGGGGACCTGGTACAACGTCGAGCCGGGCTCGAATCCGGGCTTCCTGTATCAGCAGAATACGATTCGCGACGCGCTTGTCGCCTCGCTGACGTTCCATATCTTTCACGAGCACAACCGCCGCGTACGGATGGCCAACATCGCTCAGACGGTCAACGTGCTGCAGGCCGTCGTGCTGACGGAGGGAGAGAAGGTCGTCCTGACCCCGACTTATCATGTGTTCGACTTGTACAAGGTGCATCAGGATGCCGAGCGTCTGGATCTGCGCCTGGACAGCGGCAGCTATCGCTTCGGCGAGGAAGAGATTCCGGCTGTGAGCGGCACGGCGACCCGGGACAAGGACGGCCATGTTCATCTCAGCCTCTGCCATGTCGATCCGCATGCCTCGGCCGAGACGAGGCTGACCTTGCGAGGTCTGCAGGGAGACGGCAGCTGGTCGGGCCTCGTGCTCGCCGGAGACAGCATCGACGCGCACAACACGTTCGAGCAGCCGGAGCGCTTGCGGCCCGAGGCGTTCGAGGACTTCCGGGAAGAGGGAGAGGAGCTGATCGTCACGCTGCCGCCGATGTCGATCGTGACGTTGAAGCGGAGCGCGCCGGCTCAGGCCTGA
- the glnA gene encoding type I glutamate--ammonia ligase: protein MSYTKDDITRIAQEQNVRFIRLQFTDLLGTIKNVEIPVSQLEKALDNKMMFDGSSIEGYVRIEESDMYLYPDLSTWVVFPWVTQDRVARLICDIYMPDGTPFAGDPRGILKRALKEAEDMGFTAMNVGPEPEFFLFKTNEKGEPTTELNDQGGYFDLAPMDLGENCRREIVLTLEEMGFEIEASHHEVAPGQHEIDFKYADAIKAADQIQTFKLVVKTVARQHGLHATFMPKPLFGVNGSGMHCHQSLFRGSENAFYDESDTLGLSVTARQYMAGVLRHARAMAAITNPTVNSYKRLVPGYEAPCYVAWSASNRSPMIRIPASRGLSTRVEVRNPDPAANPYLALAVMLKAGLDGIKNKYPLPAPTDRNIYVMTDEERLDEGIPSLPEDLREALTELLRSEIVTEALGDHALAHFYELKEIEWDMYKTQVHEWERDQYLTLY from the coding sequence GTGAGCTATACGAAAGATGACATCACCCGCATCGCCCAGGAGCAGAACGTCCGCTTCATCCGCCTGCAGTTCACCGATCTGCTCGGTACGATCAAGAATGTGGAGATTCCGGTCAGCCAGCTGGAAAAAGCGCTCGACAACAAGATGATGTTCGACGGATCTTCCATCGAAGGTTATGTCCGCATCGAGGAATCCGACATGTACCTGTATCCGGACCTCAGCACGTGGGTCGTCTTTCCCTGGGTGACGCAGGACCGCGTCGCCCGCCTCATCTGCGACATCTACATGCCGGACGGCACGCCGTTCGCAGGCGATCCGCGCGGCATCCTCAAGCGCGCGCTCAAGGAAGCCGAGGACATGGGATTCACGGCGATGAACGTCGGTCCGGAACCGGAGTTCTTCCTGTTCAAGACGAACGAAAAAGGCGAGCCGACGACCGAGCTCAACGACCAGGGCGGCTACTTCGACCTGGCGCCGATGGATCTCGGCGAGAACTGCCGCCGCGAGATCGTGCTCACGCTCGAGGAGATGGGCTTCGAGATCGAGGCTTCCCACCACGAGGTGGCGCCGGGACAGCATGAGATCGACTTCAAGTACGCCGACGCGATCAAGGCTGCCGACCAGATCCAGACGTTCAAGCTCGTCGTCAAGACGGTCGCCCGCCAGCACGGACTTCATGCGACGTTCATGCCCAAGCCGCTTTTCGGTGTCAACGGCTCCGGCATGCACTGCCACCAGTCTCTGTTCCGCGGCAGCGAGAACGCCTTCTACGACGAGAGCGACACGCTTGGCCTGAGCGTGACGGCGCGCCAATACATGGCAGGCGTCCTGCGCCATGCCCGCGCGATGGCCGCCATCACCAACCCGACCGTCAACAGCTATAAGCGGCTCGTTCCCGGTTACGAAGCGCCTTGCTACGTCGCCTGGTCGGCGAGCAACCGGAGCCCGATGATCCGCATTCCGGCCTCGCGCGGCCTGAGCACGCGCGTCGAAGTGCGCAACCCGGACCCGGCGGCGAATCCGTATCTGGCGCTGGCGGTCATGCTGAAGGCCGGCCTTGACGGCATCAAGAACAAGTATCCGCTGCCGGCGCCGACGGATCGCAACATCTACGTCATGACCGACGAGGAGCGTCTGGACGAGGGCATCCCGAGCTTGCCGGAAGACCTGCGCGAGGCGCTCACGGAGCTGCTGCGCAGCGAGATCGTCACCGAGGCGCTCGGCGACCACGCGCTTGCCCACTTTTACGAGCTCAAGGAAATCGAGTGGGATATGTACAAGACGCAAGTGCATGAGTGGGAGCGCGACCAGTATCTGACGCTGTACTGA
- a CDS encoding acireductone dioxygenase, translated as MAEIRIRNTDERITGEEQVKAFLDSQEVLYEHWNPDKLEEPLREKFVLTDEEKARILETYDVEIRDLASRRGYQIWDIITLSEATPNIEDLLAKFENVHTHTEDEIRAITAGRGIFIIKGTDDVGYFDVELSAGDVISVPENKPHFFTLMDNRQIVAVRLFIEKDGWIAHDYADPEFQKA; from the coding sequence ATGGCTGAAATTCGCATCCGCAACACGGATGAACGCATCACCGGCGAGGAGCAGGTCAAAGCCTTTTTGGATTCGCAGGAAGTGCTGTACGAGCATTGGAATCCAGACAAGCTTGAAGAGCCGCTGCGCGAGAAATTCGTCCTGACCGACGAGGAGAAGGCCCGCATCCTCGAAACGTATGATGTCGAAATCCGCGATCTGGCGAGCCGCCGGGGCTACCAGATCTGGGACATCATCACGCTGTCCGAGGCGACGCCGAACATCGAGGATCTGCTCGCCAAGTTCGAGAACGTGCATACGCATACCGAGGACGAGATCCGCGCCATCACGGCCGGCCGAGGCATCTTCATCATCAAGGGCACGGATGATGTCGGCTACTTCGACGTCGAGCTCAGCGCCGGCGACGTCATCTCCGTTCCGGAGAACAAGCCTCATTTCTTCACGCTGATGGACAACCGCCAAATCGTCGCCGTGCGGCTCTTCATCGAAAAGGACGGCTGGATTGCGCATGACTATGCCGATCCCGAGTTCCAAAAGGCCTGA
- a CDS encoding DUF6171 family protein yields the protein MADMDCKGCREGYRVTEAQMQRLLATSAFAPDKRVDAETYERRLEACRACSKLEDGRTCRSCGCIMPVVAWLRDRACPLPGQRRWDSEP from the coding sequence ATGGCGGACATGGACTGCAAAGGCTGCCGGGAGGGCTACCGGGTAACCGAAGCGCAGATGCAGCGGCTGCTTGCGACGTCCGCATTCGCCCCGGACAAGCGGGTGGACGCGGAAACCTACGAGCGCCGCCTCGAAGCTTGCCGAGCCTGCTCCAAGCTGGAGGACGGACGTACATGCCGGTCATGCGGCTGCATCATGCCCGTCGTCGCCTGGCTGCGGGATCGGGCTTGTCCTCTGCCGGGACAGCGGCGCTGGGACAGCGAGCCGTGA
- the lexA gene encoding transcriptional repressor LexA, producing MSKVSNRQQAILDFIKNEVRDKGYPPSVREIGEAVGLASSSTVHGHLDRLEKKGLIRRDPTKPRAIEILDGDSPAELPFPTAVSKIPVVGKVTAGVPITATENIEEYFPLPAHFVGDHDVFMLSVIGDSMVEAGIHSGDYVIVRQQSSATNGDIVVAMTEDDEATVKTFYKEKDHIRLQPENASMEPIRLKNVSILGKVIGLFRDIH from the coding sequence ATGTCTAAAGTGTCCAACCGCCAGCAGGCGATTCTCGACTTCATCAAAAACGAAGTCCGCGACAAGGGATACCCGCCTTCGGTCCGCGAGATCGGCGAAGCGGTAGGGCTGGCATCCAGCTCGACCGTCCACGGCCATCTCGACCGCCTGGAGAAGAAAGGCCTGATCCGCCGCGATCCCACGAAGCCGCGCGCGATCGAGATTCTCGACGGCGATTCTCCGGCAGAGCTTCCCTTCCCGACCGCAGTCAGCAAGATTCCGGTCGTCGGCAAGGTTACGGCCGGCGTGCCGATTACCGCCACGGAGAACATCGAGGAGTACTTCCCGCTTCCCGCTCATTTCGTAGGCGATCACGACGTGTTCATGCTCAGCGTCATCGGCGACAGCATGGTCGAGGCCGGCATACATAGCGGCGATTACGTCATCGTCCGCCAGCAGTCTTCCGCGACGAACGGCGACATCGTCGTCGCCATGACGGAGGATGACGAGGCGACCGTCAAGACCTTCTACAAGGAGAAGGACCACATCCGGCTGCAGCCGGAGAACGCCTCCATGGAGCCGATCCGGCTCAAGAACGTCAGCATCCTCGGCAAGGTCATCGGCTTGTTCCGGGACATCCACTAA
- a CDS encoding ArsR/SmtB family transcription factor, translated as MDSDLSLDLTETSLPVYEALASPVRLRILRLLQDKPMNVKELAAACGLSSAIMTMHVRKLAEAGLIRYELVPGKSGVQKRCEPAVQSLHVQFAESAPVLRRKSHRIELPVGHYSDFRIEPTCGLATADSVIGSFDDPRYFWEPGRISAAILWFGGNGFVEYKAPNYLLSSQRPLELILTLEVASEAPSTNNHFPSDITFTLNGIELCTWTSPGDYGDRPGKFTPDWWSPFTNQYGLLKQLRVTADGTFMDGLKLSDARLQDIDLRRREWTLRLSVEEDAVHQGGLTLFGKGFGNYDENTALEVVYEDGDAAAP; from the coding sequence ATGGACTCTGATCTCTCGCTCGACCTGACGGAGACGTCCCTCCCTGTCTACGAAGCTCTGGCCAGTCCCGTCCGGCTTCGCATCCTGCGGCTGCTTCAGGACAAGCCGATGAACGTCAAGGAGCTCGCAGCCGCTTGCGGCCTCTCCAGCGCCATCATGACGATGCATGTGCGCAAGCTTGCGGAAGCCGGGCTGATCCGCTACGAGCTTGTCCCCGGGAAGAGCGGCGTGCAGAAAAGATGCGAGCCCGCTGTCCAGTCGCTGCACGTCCAATTTGCCGAATCCGCTCCGGTCCTTCGGCGCAAAAGCCATCGGATCGAGCTGCCGGTCGGACATTACTCCGACTTCCGCATCGAGCCGACTTGCGGCCTCGCCACGGCGGACAGCGTTATCGGCAGCTTCGACGATCCGCGTTATTTTTGGGAGCCGGGTCGCATCTCCGCCGCCATACTCTGGTTCGGCGGCAATGGGTTTGTGGAATACAAGGCGCCGAACTATCTGCTCTCCAGCCAGAGGCCGCTCGAGCTCATCCTGACGCTTGAGGTCGCCTCGGAGGCGCCTTCTACGAACAACCATTTCCCATCGGACATCACGTTCACGCTGAACGGCATCGAGCTTTGCACATGGACGAGTCCCGGCGACTACGGAGACCGGCCGGGCAAATTCACGCCGGACTGGTGGTCGCCGTTCACGAATCAGTACGGCTTGCTCAAGCAGCTGCGTGTCACGGCGGACGGCACCTTCATGGACGGGCTGAAGCTGTCCGACGCCAGGCTGCAGGACATCGACCTTCGCCGCCGCGAATGGACGCTTCGCTTGTCCGTCGAAGAGGATGCCGTCCATCAAGGAGGATTGACGCTGTTCGGCAAAGGATTCGGCAATTATGACGAGAACACGGCTTTGGAAGTCGTCTACGAGGACGGGGATGCGGCTGCCCCTTAG
- a CDS encoding LysM peptidoglycan-binding domain-containing protein: protein MPWAVSGLLLLLLLVSLWGVGGAEGAEIAPARPGEDTVTVTAGDTLWSIASAHGIADDTREGVYRLQKRNGLSSPSIEPGDTLIIPASR, encoded by the coding sequence ATGCCCTGGGCCGTGTCGGGACTGCTGCTGCTCCTGCTTCTCGTCAGCCTCTGGGGCGTCGGCGGCGCCGAAGGAGCGGAGATCGCTCCTGCTCGCCCGGGAGAGGACACGGTGACCGTCACCGCAGGGGATACGCTGTGGTCGATCGCATCGGCCCACGGGATCGCGGACGATACCCGAGAGGGCGTCTATCGCCTCCAGAAGCGCAATGGACTTTCCTCCCCGTCCATTGAGCCCGGCGACACGCTCATCATTCCGGCCTCGCGCTGA
- a CDS encoding DUF896 domain-containing protein, with product MDINALINRINELSRKDKTIGLTPDEVIERTRLRKDYLDNFKRNFRQQLDSIEWTDEPKKEE from the coding sequence GTGGATATCAATGCGCTGATCAACCGGATCAACGAGCTGTCCCGCAAGGATAAGACGATCGGACTCACGCCCGATGAAGTCATAGAGCGCACACGCCTGCGCAAGGATTATTTGGATAATTTCAAGCGCAATTTCAGGCAGCAGCTGGACAGCATCGAGTGGACCGACGAGCCGAAAAAGGAGGAGTAG